A portion of the Sabethes cyaneus chromosome 3, idSabCyanKW18_F2, whole genome shotgun sequence genome contains these proteins:
- the LOC128742768 gene encoding zinc finger protein 14-like → MVFLCCIPICKNAKSGADQKVGFHPFPLITAQREKWIEFIGADLAKFRWRGKYICSDHFLHSEIIEENDKKKLLDGAVPMIFSQAEFDEDAFLERDDLMVSKEPVKQTISNENSTATGCRELRKQFCRLCLSKRSDLLPFTSKLHNVTLTDIIYTITGIKLEANFLMPTKICTSCVSKLDLAFNVRIEVIHNDKRVKNLLKNQQLEYHYKFYDSHRFEAKSVNYDYLNDLLTTVKQEKEEPGSCSNIAKTVPLTGSLVVTFKEPVKQECPPSPQAIGNELFEESIEEEHLLDEEALVDNTYGMPSVPPVQDQIQNKTEPFVEHQNSANQLKQVIDSDSEDDSNFGKNKFVFSWKELYTPKEEPKPRRTFEPKPKPNLIPFTCYTCNISCKDNNELEIHLEEHVNLLPFTCTECTTNEQHKVELKSLYALNKHLESHLYPYKCEHCPNRFLNGNSYLKHLSNHHELHNDGFTCDYCGQHFTKKPPFQRHIAKHRAMEEGRFTCEFCGRAFNCNALLRRHLRIHTGEKPYECRKCGKRFNHAANFQNHKRTHTGERAYQCTECDKTFICSTTLRYHMASHEPDNPKYRIQASIQRPRYSVSAAENNGVKEYKCDVPGCDFSTRLYRAHFYHRSMHRKRFQCEICEKRFPLKANLKKHVAVAHEGKQEPRDKPCPYCPKMFSCRQKLSIHIDVHENNRRHKCRFCEKSFVQKVNCAAHEKIHTGERPHKCRFCEAAFISSSGRTKHEKTHQEWQQLKQKNETIQQEDTVAEVVDFDACKETGYYVEVQQDGEAEDLVEYAPV, encoded by the exons ATGGTATTTTTATGTTGCATTCCTATTTGCAAAAATGCCAAGTCTGGCGCCGACCAGAAAGTAGGATTTCATCCTTTTCCATTAATCACTGCACAACGCGAAAAATGGATTGAATTTATTGGCGCAGATTTAGCAAAATTTCGCTGGCGGGGAAAATACATTTGTTCTGATCATTTTCTACATTCAGAAATAATCGAGGAAAACGATAAGAAAAAACTACTTGACGGAG cTGTCCCAATGATATTCAGCCAAGCAGAGTTCGACGAAGATGCTTTTCTTGAAAGGGACGATTTGATGGTTTCAAAAGAACCTGTTAAGCAAACTATTTCGAATGAAAATAGCACTGCTACTGGCTGTCGAGAGCTGCGTAAGCAATTCTGTAGGCTTTGTCTCTCAAAACGATCTGATTTGTTGCCTTTTACTTCTAAACTGCACAACGTAACACTGACAGACATTATATATACTATTACCGGAATTAAACTTGAAGCAAACTTTCTAATGCCTACAAAAATCTGCACTAGTTGCGTCTCCAAGTTGGACTTGGCTTTCAACGTGCGAATTGAAGTAATACATAATGATAAAAGGGtgaaaaatttactaaaaaatCAGCAATTGGAGTATCACTATAAATTCTATGACAGCCATCGATTCGAGGCAAAAAGCGTAAATTACGATTATTTGAACGATTTGTTAACAACAGTTAAACAGGAAAAGGAAGAACCG GGATCCTGTTCTAATATTGCTAAAACGGTACCGTTAACGGGTAGTCTCGTCGTAACGTTTAAAGAGCCTGTTAAGCAGGAATGTCCACCCTCTCCTCAGGCAATCGGAAACGAACTTTTCGAAGAAAGTATTGAAGAAGAACATCTACTTGACGAAGAAGCTCTTGTAGATAATACATATGGCATGCCAAGCGTACCCCCAGTTCAAGatcaaattcaaaacaaaactgaaCCGTTCGTAGAGCATCAAAACTCGGCTAATCAGTTAAAGCAAGTGATAGACAGCGATTCAGAAGACGATTCTAACTTTGGGAAGAACAAGTTTGTCTTTTCATGGAAAGAATTATATACGCCGAAAGAAGAACCGAAACCAAGGCGTACTTTTGAACCCAAACCAAAACCAAATCTTATCCCGTTTACTTGTTATACTTGCAATATTTCTTGCAAAGATAATAACGAGTTAGAGATACATCTCGAGGAACACGTTAATTTATTGCCGTTTACGTGCACTGAATGCACAACAAATGAGCAGCATAAAGTGGAACTTAAATCGCTGTATGCACTTAACAAACATTTGGAATCACATCTCTATCCATATAAATGTGAACACTGTCCAAATAGGTTCTTAAACGGTAATTCGTATCTAAAACATTTATCTAATCATCATGAATTACACAACGATGGCTTTACTTGCGATTATTGTGGGCAGCATTTCACCAAAAAACCACCATTCCAAAGGCATATAGCGAAGCATCGCGCAATGGAAGAGGGCAGATTTACCTGCGAATTTTGTGGTAGAGCATTCAACTGTAATGCTCTGCTAAGACGACATTTGCGTATCCATACCGGAGAAAAACCGTACGAGTGCCGGAAATGTGGCAAGCGATTCAACCATGCGGCAAATTTCCAAAATCATAAACGCACGCATACTGGCGAACGGGCCTATCAATGCACCGAATGCGACAAAACGTTTATATGCAGCACTACGCTGCGATACCATATGGCATCCCACGAACCTGACAATCCAAAATACCGCATTCAAGCTTCAATTCAACGGCCACGTTATTCTGTTTCAGCTGCCGAGAACAACGGGGTCAAAGAGTACAAGTGTGATGTACCCGGTTGTGACTTCTCTACCCGGCTGTATCGAGCTCATTTTTACCATAGGAGCATGCATCGAAAACGTTTTCAATGTGAAATCTGCGAAAAACGATTTCCTCTCAAGGCAAATCTTAAAAAGCACGTTGCAGTTGCCCACGAAGGCAAGCAGGAACCAAGGGATAAACCATGCCCGTATTGTCCGAAAATGTTCAGCTGCCGTCAAAAACTAAGCATACATATTGATGTGCATGAAAACAATCGCAGGCACAAGTGTCGCTTCTGTGAGAAAAGCTTCGTTCAGAAGGTGAACTGTGCTGCTCACGAAAAAATCCATACCGGAGAACGACCGCATAAGTGCCGCTTCTGTGAGGCGGCATTTATTTCGTCTTCTGGAAGGACAAAGCACGAAAAAACCCATCAGGAATGGCAAcagttaaaacaaaaaaatgaaactaTACAGCAAGAAGACACTGTCGCCGAGGTAGTCGATTTTGATGCTTGCAAAGAAACCGGTTATTACGTAGAAGTTCAACAGGACGGCGAGGCAGAGGATCTAGTGGAATATGCGCCGGTTTGA
- the LOC128743168 gene encoding uncharacterized protein LOC128743168 isoform X1: MCCIVIKSHFVIILTKVIVICFLSIIPWPGPSVFKISCSRDSSRVVRKIVQSKWLPILEKYQVKLPLECPFHPLRDIFSPQQSAKKQNRPSQWTCGFCGKSFFEEKHLDMHFENRHKNKINMAEDAVCLADYCDMMRCEVLIAKDATLSFGVDPNMMSTDIEVWSESTAYRTALTTSGPRDLAKMPESTSLLPKILQSMKDELLGDRKGSKKDRSSNCDISDNEKRQVSPFPENEDKHDYVVEDEDDEEEDNEDDEDEDDEEDNDNDSNTTSQCEQNLVDSSLPPVDKKQQKLSEMQRMKANCKAEELQQLKTGCEILVRDCIVGLLVQLSLDDFKSMEEEMNRAVCWYLTCERYWEDGPLDQRPFPWGLVFILVMVLSLGVCLCYYIIWILFDEDHSPMGSNQITAHPSPTHGRHYLQPQAASIYHLQDGGHSATSLNSLGQISNLNVATVGTSSGTDLQHTPQIHATQVPYGDESGGYGYGTGGSNAIVSEGASAANASIGGGEFSELGQSEHYIYVTYPPELKRRLLERYGSDIYMQLLRKDAYEYY, translated from the exons GTGATAGTAATCTGTTTCCTATCAATCATACCATGGCCGGGTCCAAGCGTGTTCAAAATATCCTGCTCCCGGGACAGCTCTCGAGTGGTGCGCAAAATAGTACAATCCAAATGGTTGCCGATACTGGAAAAGTACCAAGTCAAGTTACCACTGGAGTGTCCGTTTCATCCCTTGCGGGACATCTTCAGTCCACAGCAAAGTGCCAAGAAACAGAACCGCCCGAGCCAGTGGACCTGCGGTTTTTGTGGTAAGAGCTTCTTCGAGGAGAAACACCTGGACATGCACTTCGAGAACCgacacaaaaacaaaatcaacatgGCAGAGGATGCTGTCTGTTTGGCCGACTACTGCGACATGATGCGTTGCGAAGTACTAATCGCGAAGGACGCAACGCTGTCGTTTGGCGTTGATCCGAACATGATGTCTACCGACATTGAAGTTTGGAGTGAATCAACGGCCTACAGAACTGCACTGACCACTTCGGGTCCCAGAGATTTAGCTAAAATGCCCGAAAG CACATCATTGCTTCCAAAGATATTGCAGTCCATGAAGGATGAACTGTTAGGTGATCGGAAGGGGTCGAAAAAGGATCGATCGTCAAACTGCGACATTAGCGATAATGAAAAACGACAAGTTAGTCCGTTTCCTGAAAATGAGG ATAAACACGACTACGTGGTCGAAGATGAAGATGATGAGGAAGAAGACAATGAAGATGACGAGGATGAGGATGATGAAgaagataatgataatgacagcAATACAACATCGCAGTGTGAGCAGAATCTAGTAGACTCGTCGCTACCGCCAGtcgacaaaaaacaacaaaaactatCCGAAATGCAACGAATGAAGGCCAACTGCAAAGCAGAGGAACTCCAGCAGTTGAAGACAGGATGTGAAATTCTAGTACGCGATTGCATTGTGGGCTTACTAGTGCAGTTGTCTCTAGATGATTTCAAAAGTATGGAAGAAGAAATGAACCGCGCTGTCTGCTGGTATTTAACATGCGAACGGTATTGGGAAGATGGTCCATTAGATCAGCGACCCTTTCCCTGGGGATTGGTTTTTATTCTGGTCATGGTACTATCTTTAGGGGTGTGCCTGTGCTACTACATCATTTGGATCTTATTTGA TGAAGATCATAGCCCAATGGGAAGTAATCAGATAACTGCCCACCCAAGTCCAACGCATGGTCGGCACTATTTACAGCCACAGGCAGCTAGTATTTACCATCTGCAGGATGGAGGACATTCTGCCACAAGTCTCAACAGTCTGGGTCAGATATCAAATCTAAATGTGGCAACGGTAGGAACTTCTAGTGGGACCGATCTACAGCACACGCCCCAAATCCATGCTACCCAAGTACCGTACGGTGACGAAAGTGGGGGCTATGGATACGGCACAGGTGGATCCAACGCTATTGTTTCCGAAGGGGCGTCCGCTGCGAATGCCTCAATCGGGGGTGGAGAGTTCAGCGAACTCGGTCAAAGCGAACACTACATCTACGTTACCTACCCACCAGAACTGAAACGAAGACTACTAGAAAGGTACGGTAGTGACATCTATATGCAACTTTTGCGCAAAGATGCGTACGAGTACTATTAG
- the LOC128744276 gene encoding 40S ribosomal protein S5: MSAKIEGFENFDEGEEQPQVFEQAPVVQPAELPDIKLFGRWSSDDIHISDISVSDYIAVKEKHAKYLPHSAGRYAAKRFRKAQCPIVERLTNSLMMKGRNNGKKLKAVRIVRHAFEIMHLLTGENPLQIVVQAIINSGPREDSTRIGRAGTVRRQAVDVSPLRRVNQAIWLLCTGAREAAFRNIKTIAECLADELINAAKGSSNSYAIKKKDELERVAKSNR; this comes from the exons ATGAGTGCGAAGATCGAAGGTTTCGAAAATTTCGATGAGGGCGAGGAGCAGCCGCAAGTGTTCGAACAAGCACCGGTAGTGCAGCCTGCAGAGCTACCGGACATCAAGCTGTTCGGCCGCTGGAGCAGCGACGATATCCACATTTCGGACATTTCCGTATCAGATTATATCGCTGTGAAGGAAAAGCATGCCAAATATCTGCCTCACTCGGCCGGTCGGTATGCGGCCAAGCGATTCCGTAAGGCTCAGTGCCCAATTGTGGAACGTCTTACTAATTCCCTGATGATGAAGGGACGAAACAACGGCAAGAAATTGAAGGCAGTCCGCATTGTTCGTCATGCTTTCGAAATCATGCATTTGCTCACCGGTGAAAATCCGCTGCAAATTGTGGTACAGGCTATCATCAATTCGGGACCACGTGAAGATTCGACACGTATCGGCCGTGCCGGTACCGTGCGTCGTCAAGCCGTCGATGTGTCGCCACTGCGCCGTGTAAACCAG GCTATCTGGTTACTGTGTACCGGAGCCCGTGAAGCGGCATTCCGTAACATTAAGACTATTGCTGAGTGTTTAGCTGATGAGCTGATCAACGCTGCTAAG GGTTCATCCAACTCTTACGCCATCAAAAAGAAGGACGAACTGGAACGTGTCGCCAAATCCAACCGATAA
- the LOC128742511 gene encoding guanine nucleotide-binding protein-like 1 yields MPQGRRKVPFSGKQKKQQLLAKKQAKSSTSHNIIRKLRDEESSDISEDSDFPRSFCENIEKINLQPTKDPRSKANRYVLQFHRETGKELREMKEDALKALTTCRVEDLEIGDHYFARYDFPKRPKWSFEMSKEQLDANENRYFFKYITYLEKTHYDDMKSLSFCELNLETWRQLWRVLELSDIVLIIVDARFPALMFPPSFYHYVTQEIGKGMILVINKIDLVDAEVVLAWKRYFQEKYNDIKIVLFTSYPSYNLRGKQQNKQGLKIRRRKGRMRMAAEGAQQIFNICREYVNDEVDLTSWQRKILEERNASMDVDDDEDGLESEGTHEEEKDFSFEEHVKFKDGILTIGCVGFPNVGKSSLLNAVMGKKVVSVSRTPGHTKHFQTIFLTNSVRLCDCPGLVFPSAVPRKLQVLIGSYPIAQLREPYASVKYLAERINLPDLLALKHPSNDASEEWSAIDVCDAWATKRGFLTAKAARPDTYRAANSILRMALDGKITLSLKPAGYHLTVEQIQTDPELTSVREIQALADTSDKEDDDDLLSDTDTEDLAEAASNDADNEEDEEGNSTLSPVSSSTVNPFSLLGSPE; encoded by the exons ATGCCCCAAGGACGAAGGAAGGTTCCTTTCAGCGGAAAGCAAAAGAAGCAGCAATTGCTAGCCAAGAAGCAAGcaaaat CAAGTACATCACATAATATCATCCGAAAATTACGTGATGAAGAATCGAGTGACATTAGCGAGGACAGTGATTTTCCTCGATCGTTTTgcgaaaacattgaaaagataAATCTTCAGCCGACTAAGGATCCGCGTAGTAAAGCGAACCGATATGTGTTGCAATTTCATCGAGAAACGGGAAAAGAGCTCCGGGAAATGAAAGAAGATGCTTTGAAGGCACTGACAACCTGTCGCGTCGAAGATCTGGAAATCGGCGACCACTACTTTGCTAGGTATGATTTTCCGAAGCGACCGAAGTGGAGTTTTGAAATGTCTAAAGAACAGTTGGACGCAAATGAAAATCGGTACTTTTTT AAATACATCACTTATCTGGAGAAAACGCATTACGATGACATGAAGTCATTAAGCTTCtgtgaattgaatttggaaacttGGCGGCAACTCTGGAGAGTACTCGAACTATCTGATATAGTTCTAATAATTGTAGATGCCCGGTTTCCA GCGTTAATGTTTCCACCTTCATTTTATCATTATGTGACGCAAGAAATAGGAAAGGGAATGATACTGGTCATTAATAAGATTGATCTTGTTGACGCAGAAGTGGTACTAGCTTGGAAACGCTATTTTCAAGAAAAATACAACGACATAAAGATTGTCCTGTTTACGTCATATCCTTCATACAATTTGCGTGGTAAACAGCAAAACAAACAAGGATTGAAAATTCGTCGTCGCAAGGGACGAATGCGTATGGCCGCCGAAGGTGCGCagcaaatttttaatatttgtcgTGAGTACGTTAACGACGAAGTAGATCTAACTTCGTGGCAACGAAAAATTCTAGAAGAAAGGAACGCTTCCATGGATGTGGATGATGATGAAGATGGTTTGGAATCGGAGGGAACTCATGAAGAGGAAAAAGACTTTTCCTTTGAAGAACATGTAAAGTTTAAAGACGGTATCCTCACCATTGGATGTGTTGGTTTCCCAAATGTAGGTAAATCTTCATTACTTAATGCAGTAATGGGCAAAAAAGTTGTCTCAGTAAGCAGAACCCCAGGTCACACAAAGCACTTCCAAACTATTTTCCTCACCAACTCCGTCCGTCTCTGTGATTGTCCAGGGCTTGTTTTCCCTTCAGCTGTACCGAGGAAACTGCAGGTGCTTATAGGTAGCTATCCGATCGCCCAGTTACGCGAGCCGTACGCTTCTGTTAAATATTTGGCTGAAAGAATTAATTTGCCGGATCTCCTCGCTTTAAAACACCCTTCAAATGATGCATCTGAAGAATGGTCCGCCATTGATGTATGTGACGCTTGGGCGACTAAACGAGGCTTTCTAACCGCAAAAGCTGCCCGTCCTGATACTTATCGGGCGGCAAATAGCATTCTTCGGATGGCCCTAGATGGAAAAATTACGCTTTCGCTAAAACCAGCTGGATATCATCTGACGGTTGAGCAAATACAGACTGATCCAGAACTCACGTCTGTTCGTGAAATACAAGCATTGGCCGATACCAGCGATAAAGAAGATGATGACGATTTACTGTCAGACACGGATACGGAGGACCTCGCTGAGGCTGCTAGCAATGATGCGGACAACGAAGAAGACGAGGAAGGCAACTCAACTTTGTCGCCAGTTAGTTCCAGTACCGTTAATCCATTTTCCCTACTGGGAAGCCCAGAATAG
- the LOC128743168 gene encoding uncharacterized protein LOC128743168 isoform X2 has translation MCCIVIKSHFVIILTKVIVICFLSIIPWPGPSVFKISCSRDSSRVVRKIVQSKWLPILEKYQVKLPLECPFHPLRDIFSPQQSAKKQNRPSQWTCGFCGKSFFEEKHLDMHFENRHKNKINMAEDAVCLADYCDMMRCEVLIAKDATLSFGVDPNMMSTDIEVWSESTAYRTALTTSGPRDLAKMPESTSLLPKILQSMKDELLGDRKGSKKDRSSNCDISDNEKRQVSPFPENEDKHDYVVEDEDDEEEDNEDDEDEDDEEDNDNDSNTTSQCEQNLVDSSLPPVDKKQQKLSEMQRMKANCKAEELQQLKTGCEILVRDCIVGLLVQLSLDDFKSMEEEMNRAVCWYLTCERYWEDGPLDQRPFPWGLVFILVMVLSLGVCLCYYIIWILFDEDHSPMGSNQITAHPSPTHGRHYLQPQAASIYHLQDGGHSATSLNSLGQISNLNVATVGTSSGTDLQHTPQIHATQVPYGDESGGYGYGTGGSNAIVSEGASAANASIGGGEFSELGQSEHYIYVTYPPELKRRLLESCYNRTTRL, from the exons GTGATAGTAATCTGTTTCCTATCAATCATACCATGGCCGGGTCCAAGCGTGTTCAAAATATCCTGCTCCCGGGACAGCTCTCGAGTGGTGCGCAAAATAGTACAATCCAAATGGTTGCCGATACTGGAAAAGTACCAAGTCAAGTTACCACTGGAGTGTCCGTTTCATCCCTTGCGGGACATCTTCAGTCCACAGCAAAGTGCCAAGAAACAGAACCGCCCGAGCCAGTGGACCTGCGGTTTTTGTGGTAAGAGCTTCTTCGAGGAGAAACACCTGGACATGCACTTCGAGAACCgacacaaaaacaaaatcaacatgGCAGAGGATGCTGTCTGTTTGGCCGACTACTGCGACATGATGCGTTGCGAAGTACTAATCGCGAAGGACGCAACGCTGTCGTTTGGCGTTGATCCGAACATGATGTCTACCGACATTGAAGTTTGGAGTGAATCAACGGCCTACAGAACTGCACTGACCACTTCGGGTCCCAGAGATTTAGCTAAAATGCCCGAAAG CACATCATTGCTTCCAAAGATATTGCAGTCCATGAAGGATGAACTGTTAGGTGATCGGAAGGGGTCGAAAAAGGATCGATCGTCAAACTGCGACATTAGCGATAATGAAAAACGACAAGTTAGTCCGTTTCCTGAAAATGAGG ATAAACACGACTACGTGGTCGAAGATGAAGATGATGAGGAAGAAGACAATGAAGATGACGAGGATGAGGATGATGAAgaagataatgataatgacagcAATACAACATCGCAGTGTGAGCAGAATCTAGTAGACTCGTCGCTACCGCCAGtcgacaaaaaacaacaaaaactatCCGAAATGCAACGAATGAAGGCCAACTGCAAAGCAGAGGAACTCCAGCAGTTGAAGACAGGATGTGAAATTCTAGTACGCGATTGCATTGTGGGCTTACTAGTGCAGTTGTCTCTAGATGATTTCAAAAGTATGGAAGAAGAAATGAACCGCGCTGTCTGCTGGTATTTAACATGCGAACGGTATTGGGAAGATGGTCCATTAGATCAGCGACCCTTTCCCTGGGGATTGGTTTTTATTCTGGTCATGGTACTATCTTTAGGGGTGTGCCTGTGCTACTACATCATTTGGATCTTATTTGA TGAAGATCATAGCCCAATGGGAAGTAATCAGATAACTGCCCACCCAAGTCCAACGCATGGTCGGCACTATTTACAGCCACAGGCAGCTAGTATTTACCATCTGCAGGATGGAGGACATTCTGCCACAAGTCTCAACAGTCTGGGTCAGATATCAAATCTAAATGTGGCAACGGTAGGAACTTCTAGTGGGACCGATCTACAGCACACGCCCCAAATCCATGCTACCCAAGTACCGTACGGTGACGAAAGTGGGGGCTATGGATACGGCACAGGTGGATCCAACGCTATTGTTTCCGAAGGGGCGTCCGCTGCGAATGCCTCAATCGGGGGTGGAGAGTTCAGCGAACTCGGTCAAAGCGAACACTACATCTACGTTACCTACCCACCAGAACTGAAACGAAGACTACTAGAAAG CTGCTACAATAGAACGACCCGtctatga